A part of Neodiprion pinetum isolate iyNeoPine1 chromosome 4, iyNeoPine1.2, whole genome shotgun sequence genomic DNA contains:
- the LOC124215914 gene encoding ferritin light chain-like, with protein MKVFIFLTVLAVTIFTPAKASYRSPAMGRAAAHSSASPSILSFCYNDVQSECRGQSHSVDARLENCNALYGKFGRIQSKLEQYANALIDTSFKYLTVSSYFGNFERNRMGLKRLYRKLSDEAWDDAKDLINFITLRGGEMHFDERPTYWNERRELQVNEHDLSELERMSNVLDNYKMMADEAIKIQREVTKHADLDGSVAHYFEERFFERQTKTVHTLSGYVNDLKRFFSEADASLALFLFDEYLLKSV; from the exons ATGAAGGTTTTCATATTTCTTACTGTTTTGGCGGTGACCATATTCACCCCGGCCAAGGCCTCGTACAGGAGTCCGGCCATGGGGCGGGCTGCGGCCCATAGCTCAGCTTCGCCTTCGATATTATCATTTTGTTACAACGATGTCCAATCTGAATGTCGTGGCCAGTCGCACAGTG TTGATGCTAGACTGGAAAATTGTAATGCCTTGTACGGAAAGTTTGGCCGTATACAGAGCAAGCTTGAACAATATGCCAATGCTCTCATTGacacgagtttcaaatacttgACGGTGTCTAGTTACTTTGGAAATTTCGAGAGGAATCGTATGGGGCTGAAACGATTATACAGAAAGTTGTCCGACGAGGCGTGGGATGATGCGAAAGATCTTATCAATTTCATCACTCTACGCGGTGGGGAAATGCACTTTGATGAAAGGCCAACGTACTGGAATGAAAGAAGg GAGTTGCAAGTCAATGAACATGATCTATCGGAGCTTGAGAGAATGAGTAACGTTTTGGACAACTACAAGATGATGGCAGACGAAGccataaaaatacaaagagaaGTGACGAAGCACGCTGACTTAGATGGATCCGTTGCACACTATTTTGAAGAGAGATTTTTCGAACGACAGACGAAAACTGTTCACACACTCTCCGGTTACGTCAATGATCTCAAGCGATTCTTTTCAGAGGCTGATGCTTCGCTTGCACTATTCCTTTTCGATGAATATCTACTAAAATCTGTATAA